The Lycium ferocissimum isolate CSIRO_LF1 unplaced genomic scaffold, AGI_CSIRO_Lferr_CH_V1 ctg6912, whole genome shotgun sequence genome has a window encoding:
- the LOC132045530 gene encoding uncharacterized protein LOC132045530, translated as MHNTEHCINLKHKIQDLIDKREIILETATPNMNTNPLPNHENGGVYLIERDEDWDACGILSPRITQPLEQTVVSLTLQERPKFKVLIPSPRVPKAKFRTLIPAPVVTQIAQQIVSDPKNTVTVQTTITQGMIRSGRCYTLKELAQNATRKENTQKRTITEGEAKDFLQRMQPKDYSTVEHLKKAPAQISVLSLLASSPSHRHALMKVLDDAHVPARTNSEDLAGLVADIIGEHKICFSKEELPVEGTSHNKALHITLECRDKAVGRVLVDNGSGLNICPATTLTQLGYDVGKIRQSMTNVREFDEALSDSLGEVNLQIRVGPASFTVEFQVMAITANYNKLLGRHWIHSISAILSSLHRAIKFEWQGQEIVVAPEKDTQKHPYNTVLVIEGNPRFPNLHIVKYVGATYTEEEVGKPMPVFCRMIASTLLRNDFESGKGLRRDLKRITHPVPIPKENYHFGLEVRG; from the coding sequence TTGccaaatcatgaaaatggcGGGGTCTACCTGATAGAAAGGGATGAAGACTGGGATGCCTGTGGAATATTATCTCCCAGAATCACCCAGCCCTTGGAACAGACAGTGGTTTCCCTCACACTCCAAGAACGTCCCAAATTCAAAGTCTTGATCCCCAGTCCGAGAGTTCCCAAGGCCAAGTTCAGAACCTTAATCCCGGCACCTGTGGTGACCCAGATAGCACAACAGATTGTGTCAGACCCCAAAAATACGGTCACAGTGCAGACCACAATAACCCAAGGCATGATCCGTTCAGGGAGATGCTACACTCTTAAGGAATTGGCCCAAAACGCCACGAGGAAGGAGAATACTCAGAAAAGGACTATAACTGAGGGAGAGGCCAAAGATTTCTTGCAACGTATGCAGCCCAAAGACTATTCCACTGTCGAGCATTTAAAGAAAGCACCGGCGCAAATCTCGGTACTGTCACTATTGGCTAGCTCGCCGTCTCATAGGCATGCTCTTatgaaggtattggatgatGCACACGTACCAGCCAGAACGAACAGTGAGGATTTGGCCGGGCTAGTGGCCGATATTATTGGGGAACACAAGATCTGCTTCTCTAAGGAAGAACTACCCGTGGAAGGAACATCTCATAACAAAGCCCTCCATATCACCTTAGAGTGCCGTGACAAGGCCGTAGGAAGGGTACTGGTGGACAACGGGTCAGGCCTCAACATCTGCCCTGCTACCACTCTAACACAACTTGGCTACGACGTGGGAAAGATCCGCCAGAGTATGACAAATGTCAGAGAATTCGACGAAGCCTTAAGTGACTCTTTAGGAGAAGTCAACCTACAGATTCGAGTCGGGCCTGCCTCCTTCACAGTAGAGTTCCAAGTCATGGCAATCACTGCCAATTACAACAAGCTCTTAGGAAGGCACTGGATTCACTCCATCAGTGCAATACTGTCGAGTCTGCATCGGGCCATAAAATTCGAGTGGCAAGGACAGGAAATTGTAGTAGCGCCTGAGAAGGACACTCAGAAGCATCCCTACAACACCGTTCTCGTGATTGAAGGGAATCCCCGCTTCCCTAACCTTCACATAGTAAAATATGTAGGAGCCACCTATACAGAAGAAGAGGTCGGTAAGCCCATGCCGGTATTCTGTAGAATGATTGCCTCTACCCTACTGAGAAATGATTTTGAATCGGGAAAAGGTCTAAGAAGGGATCTCAAAAGGATAACGCATCCCGTGCCGATCCCAAAAGAAAACTACCATTTCGGTCTAGAGGTTAGAGGTTAA